One window of the Saccopteryx leptura isolate mSacLep1 chromosome 9, mSacLep1_pri_phased_curated, whole genome shotgun sequence genome contains the following:
- the HSBP1 gene encoding heat shock factor-binding protein 1: MAETDPKTVQDLTSVVQTLLQQMQDKFQTMSDQIIGRIDDMSSRIDDLEKNIADLMTQAGVEELEGENKIPAAQKS; the protein is encoded by the exons ATGGCCGAGACTGACCCCAAGACCGTGCAGGATCTCACCTCGGTG GTGCAGACACTCCTGCAGCAGATGCAAGATAAATTTCAGACCATGTCCGACCAGATCATTGGAAGAA TTGATGACATGAGTAGTCGCATTGATGACCTGGAGAAAAACATCGCAGACCTCATGACGCAGGCCGGGGTGGAAGAACTGGAAGGGGAAAACAAGATACCTGCGGCCCAGAAGAGCTGA